The sequence GCCGGTCTGGCTAGAGCAGGTGCACGGTATCCGTGTCTTGCATCTGGAGGGAGAGGCAATTTCTGATGTGCAGGCCGATGCGGTCTATAGCCGTGTCGCTGGGCAAGTCTGTGCGGTCATGACCGCCGATTGCCTGCCAGTCCTATTTTGCTCTTTAGCCGGTGATGAAGTCGCTGCCGCCCATGCGGGCTGGCGTGGTCTATGTGCTGGCGTCCTTGAACAGACGTTGGCACAGTTCAATGCTGCACCCTCTTCTATTATGGCCTGGTTAGGCCCTGCAATTGGCCCTCAGCAGTTTGAAGTGGGCGAAGACGTAAAACAGGCATTTAGCGATATCGATGCTCAATCGGCTACCGCCTTTACTCCCTCCGGTTCCAAATATCTTGCAGATATCTATTCATTGGCTCGCTTGCGGTTACGGGCCGCAGGTATTCATGCTATTTATGGCGGCAATCACTGTACTGTGAGTGAAAAACAGCAATTTTTCTCTTATCGGCGTGATGGAATCACCGGACGTATGGCAAGTTTAGTCTGGCTGATATAACCTATTGAATTAGGACGATCCGCTGACGCATGACGTATTACTTTAAATATAGTGTCAAAATAACCTTGAAAATTTGAGGTATGACCTCATCTAATCTCCAGTAGCAATTTTGACCAATATTGGAGGTGTTATGCGTCTGGATCGTCTTACCAGTAAATTCCAGCTTGCCCTCGCCGATGCTCAGTCTTTAGCACTTGGGCGCGACAATCAATTCATTGAACCATTACATTTGATGAGCGCACTGCTCAATCAGGATGGGGGTACGGTTCGCCCATTGTTGACCTCGGCGGGGATTAATGTTGCCAATTTGCGCAGCGAGATTGAGCAAGCGTTAGGTCGTCTTCCACAAGTTGAGGGCACAGGCGGTGATGTTCAACCATCAAACGAGCTGGTCCGTGTACTCAATCTTTGTGACAAATTAGCGCAGAAACGCGCTGATAAATTTATCTCTTCAGAGCTGTTCGTTCTGGCAGCACTTGAGGATCGCGGTACCTTAACTGACATGTTAAAGGCTGCGGGTGCAACAACTGACAATATAGATAAGGCAATTGAAACTATGCGTGGTGGTGACAAAGTCGATGACCAAGGGGCTGAAGACCAGCGTCAGGCATTGAAAAAATTCACTATCGACCTGACTGAGCGTGCGGAACAAGGCAAGCTCGATCCGGTTATTGGTCGCGATGAAGAGATTCGCCGCACTATTCAGGTATTGCAGCGCCGCACCAAAAATAACCCGGTGTTAATCGGTGAACCCGGTGTCGGTAAAACGGCTATTGTAGAAGGTCTGGCGCAACGTATCGTGAATGGCGAAGTGCCTGAAGGCTTGAAACACAAACGTGTGCTTTCCTTAGATATGGGGGCACTGATCGCGGGTGCTAAATACCGTGGTGAGTTTGAAGAGCGCTTGAAAGGCGTGCTGAACGATTTATCAAAACAAGAAGGCAGTGTGATCTTGTTCATTGATGAATTGCATACCATGGTTGGTGCCGGGAAAGGTGACGGGGCAATGGATGCCGGTAATATGCTGAAACCGGCGTTAGCACGCGGTGAATTGCATTGTGTGGGTGCAACAACACTTGATGAGTATCGTCAATATATAGAGAAGGATGCGGCGCTGGAGCGGCGTTTCCAGAAAGTTTATGTAGCAGAGCCGAGTGTAGAAGATACCATCGCCATT comes from Yersinia mollaretii ATCC 43969 and encodes:
- the yfiH gene encoding purine nucleoside phosphorylase YfiH produces the protein MNELILPDWPMPAGVKACSTTRHGGISAPPYDSLNLGTHVGDITASVVANRQCLVELAGLPQMPVWLEQVHGIRVLHLEGEAISDVQADAVYSRVAGQVCAVMTADCLPVLFCSLAGDEVAAAHAGWRGLCAGVLEQTLAQFNAAPSSIMAWLGPAIGPQQFEVGEDVKQAFSDIDAQSATAFTPSGSKYLADIYSLARLRLRAAGIHAIYGGNHCTVSEKQQFFSYRRDGITGRMASLVWLI